Proteins from one Mobula birostris isolate sMobBir1 chromosome 10, sMobBir1.hap1, whole genome shotgun sequence genomic window:
- the LOC140203906 gene encoding splenic IgW, short secretory form-like codes for MSSLLEVSAADWKKNKVYSCKAASVTAVFPKHHSPKLSSLVPSREAIHSQANAVLGCVISGFSPDNIEVFWKKAGSAQEGIVLRSTQRSDGTFETISYLTVPMQDWTKKQKYTCEVNHAPSGFSGQVNMTYQEGPDCFSKPVAMLFQQSNLNATFSDGSTQQYHCSAIKCEIK; via the exons aTGAGCAGCTTGCTCGAAGTCTCTGCGGCAGACTGGAAGAAGAATAAAGTCTACTCCTGCAAGGCAGCGAGTGTGACAGCGGTGTTCCCGAAACATCACT CTCCAAAGCTCAGCTCCCTTGTTCCATCCCGGGAGGCAATCCACAGTCAAGCAAATGCTGTCCTGGGCTGTGTGATATCTGGATTCTCTCCTGACAACATTGAAGTATTCTGGAAAAAAGCTGGATCTGCCCAAGAAGGGATTGTTCTCCGTTCCACTCAGAGATCTGATGGTACATTTGAAACAATCTCTTACCTGACAGTGCCTATGCAGGACTGGACCAAGAAACAGAAATATACTTGTGAAGTGAATCACGCACCCTCCGGTTTCAGTGGTCAGGTCAACATGACGTATCAAGAGG GTCCCGACTGTTTTTCGAAGCCAGTGGCAATGTTGTTTCAACAGAGTAATCTCAATGCAACATTCTCCGATGGTTCTACCCAACAGTATCATTGTTCAGCAATAAAGTGTGAAATAAAGTGA